The Streptomyces sp. NBC_00440 genome contains a region encoding:
- a CDS encoding glycosyltransferase family 4 protein, whose amino-acid sequence MNIAFVLLTHEPDEPAGIERALASLADGLRELGHRVLFVAAGPPSVSDGPDLVRLKTLTLPRPMLVDQVLSLLPSPLPVRREVESVLREQDIDLVCWADAVAGLGCLSPAPPEVRTALMVHFMRTDDSMKQSLGHKPGVVLPVSDYLTRASARAGVDTTGWRALPNAVPARSDPPSPDVREQLRRTGPVRTLARADPQKGIAQLLDAFPEEGIGRPVQIILATARFEFWPGMQEDVLDECRRLAGRLPDVEILPQIPWQDVQGFLAEASIALAPSVEPETFGNVAAEALSVGTPVVGYALGHLPALVGEAGRMVDLGDGPGRLWAQVRDLVNDAPAYHALSRQAVLQAADLMPVAVAGTFLALTAPTAP is encoded by the coding sequence ATGAACATCGCTTTCGTCCTCCTGACCCACGAGCCCGACGAACCCGCCGGGATCGAACGGGCTCTGGCGTCACTCGCCGATGGGCTCAGAGAACTCGGCCACCGGGTCCTGTTCGTGGCCGCCGGCCCCCCGTCCGTGTCGGACGGCCCCGACCTCGTGCGCCTGAAGACGCTCACGCTGCCGCGGCCCATGCTCGTCGACCAGGTGCTGTCTCTCCTGCCCAGTCCGCTTCCCGTCCGGCGAGAGGTCGAGAGCGTGCTGCGTGAGCAGGACATCGATCTCGTCTGCTGGGCGGACGCGGTCGCGGGCCTCGGCTGCCTCAGCCCCGCTCCGCCAGAGGTCCGTACAGCGCTGATGGTCCATTTCATGCGGACCGACGATTCGATGAAGCAGAGTCTGGGACACAAGCCCGGGGTCGTCCTGCCGGTGAGCGACTACCTCACCCGCGCCTCGGCTCGCGCCGGTGTGGACACCACCGGCTGGCGGGCCCTCCCGAACGCCGTCCCGGCCCGGAGCGACCCGCCGTCTCCTGACGTACGGGAACAGCTTCGCCGTACCGGCCCGGTGCGAACGCTGGCCAGGGCCGACCCGCAGAAAGGCATCGCCCAACTGCTGGACGCCTTCCCGGAGGAGGGGATCGGCCGACCGGTACAGATCATCCTGGCGACGGCACGGTTCGAGTTCTGGCCGGGCATGCAGGAAGACGTGCTCGATGAGTGCCGACGCCTGGCCGGTCGCCTCCCCGACGTCGAGATCCTTCCTCAGATCCCGTGGCAGGACGTGCAGGGGTTCCTGGCCGAAGCCTCCATCGCGCTGGCGCCGTCCGTCGAGCCGGAGACCTTCGGCAATGTTGCCGCTGAGGCGCTCTCGGTCGGTACGCCGGTCGTGGGATACGCACTGGGCCACCTTCCCGCCCTGGTCGGTGAGGCCGGCCGCATGGTGGACCTGGGCGACGGGCCCGGCCGGTTGTGGGCACAGGTGAGGGACCTGGTCAACGACGCTCCCGCCTACCACGCGCTGTCCCGGCAGGCCGTGTTGCAGGCCGCGGACCTCATGCCCGTTGCCGTCGCAGGAACCTTCCTGGCCCTGACGGCACCGACCGCCCCATGA
- a CDS encoding GNAT family N-acetyltransferase, whose product MSTARRAIPDDAVELVRLRKLMQDSMSGKPHPDISWQPAAVETLRGKLKDPESDLTAFVVDRPDGGLAACVVGTVEYRLGGPGNPHGTSGYVFSVATDPDMRRRGYSRACMEALLGWFRERGVPKVDLRASADGEPLYASLGFVRTPDPAMRLTL is encoded by the coding sequence ATGAGCACCGCCCGCCGCGCGATTCCCGATGACGCCGTCGAACTCGTACGCCTGCGCAAGCTGATGCAGGACTCCATGTCCGGGAAACCGCACCCGGACATCAGCTGGCAGCCGGCCGCCGTCGAGACGCTGCGCGGGAAGCTCAAGGACCCGGAGTCCGATCTCACCGCGTTCGTCGTCGACCGGCCGGACGGCGGGCTCGCCGCCTGCGTGGTCGGCACGGTCGAGTACCGGCTCGGCGGCCCCGGCAACCCGCACGGCACGAGCGGTTACGTCTTCAGCGTCGCGACCGATCCGGACATGCGCCGCCGAGGGTACTCGCGCGCCTGCATGGAGGCGCTGCTCGGCTGGTTCCGGGAGCGGGGTGTGCCCAAGGTCGACCTGCGGGCGTCGGCCGACGGCGAGCCCCTCTACGCCTCCCTCGGATTCGTCAGGACCCCCGATCCGGCGATGCGTCTGACGCTGTAG
- a CDS encoding serine hydrolase domain-containing protein — translation MKSLAMTENWPVPTVAAAVVRADGSVAGAVGPTARRFPLASVTKPLAAYAALMAYEEGAVELDEPAGPPGSTVRHLLAHTSGLAFDENRVMAAPGERRIYSNAGFEALGDHIAAATGIPFADYLREGVLEPLGMAATSLDGSPAKDAVSSADDLARFAAELQSPRLLDPRTVAEATAVVHPGLKGVLPGYGLQNPNDWGLGFEIRDAKSPHWTGSSSSPRTFGHFGQSGTFLWVDPEAGAACVALTDRAFGPWAIEAWPPFTEAVLAEVNSGR, via the coding sequence ATGAAGAGCCTGGCGATGACCGAGAACTGGCCGGTACCCACGGTGGCCGCCGCCGTCGTACGAGCGGACGGCAGCGTCGCCGGTGCCGTCGGCCCGACCGCGCGGCGCTTCCCGCTCGCCTCGGTCACCAAGCCGCTCGCCGCGTACGCCGCACTCATGGCGTACGAGGAGGGTGCGGTCGAGCTGGACGAGCCCGCGGGTCCTCCCGGGTCCACGGTCCGGCATCTGCTCGCCCACACCAGCGGTCTCGCCTTCGACGAGAACCGGGTGATGGCGGCCCCCGGTGAGCGCCGCATCTACTCCAACGCGGGGTTCGAGGCGCTGGGCGACCACATCGCCGCGGCCACCGGCATCCCGTTCGCCGATTACCTCCGCGAGGGGGTGCTCGAACCGCTCGGGATGGCGGCCACCTCGCTGGACGGCTCCCCCGCGAAGGACGCCGTGTCCAGCGCCGACGACCTGGCCAGGTTCGCCGCCGAGCTCCAGTCGCCCCGGCTGCTCGACCCGCGCACCGTCGCCGAAGCCACCGCGGTGGTCCACCCGGGGCTCAAGGGCGTGCTGCCCGGTTACGGCCTGCAGAACCCGAACGACTGGGGCCTCGGCTTCGAGATCAGGGACGCCAAGTCCCCGCACTGGACGGGCAGTTCGTCGTCGCCGCGCACCTTCGGCCACTTCGGCCAGTCGGGTACGTTCCTCTGGGTCGACCCGGAGGCGGGGGCCGCCTGCGTGGCACTGACCGACCGGGCCTTCGGACCGTGGGCGATCGAAGCGTGGCCGCCGTTCACCGAGGCGGTACTGGCGGAGGTCAACTCCGGGCGGTGA
- a CDS encoding TetR/AcrR family transcriptional regulator: MEQTEPSTPDAPTGLRERKKQRTREALLRIALELFTTKGYEQTTVDEIADAVEVSQRTFFRYFASKEEAAFAVHDLVESQFFTALEARPPQETPFEAMRNAVLASWDSISLTIEDLIPVDLYMRTCQIIESSPALLAIHLRRSAELEDRIAQLIATREGLDVDTDPRPRVAVAAFDGVMRATGRIWGKGQDLSIASMRAITLTHLDQIGPALAGNWRTTGAHGM; the protein is encoded by the coding sequence ATGGAGCAGACCGAGCCGTCGACGCCGGACGCGCCGACCGGACTGCGGGAGCGCAAGAAGCAGCGCACCCGCGAGGCCCTGCTGCGCATCGCACTCGAACTCTTCACGACAAAGGGGTACGAGCAGACGACCGTCGACGAGATCGCCGACGCCGTCGAGGTCTCCCAGCGCACCTTCTTCCGGTACTTCGCCAGCAAGGAGGAGGCCGCCTTCGCGGTGCACGACCTGGTGGAGTCACAGTTCTTCACCGCCCTGGAGGCCCGCCCGCCGCAGGAGACCCCGTTCGAGGCGATGCGCAACGCCGTGCTCGCCTCCTGGGACAGCATCAGCCTGACCATCGAGGACCTGATCCCGGTCGACCTGTACATGCGGACCTGCCAGATCATCGAGTCCTCCCCCGCCCTGCTCGCGATCCATCTGCGCCGCTCGGCCGAGCTGGAGGACCGGATCGCCCAGCTGATCGCCACACGCGAGGGGCTCGACGTGGACACCGATCCGCGGCCGCGCGTGGCCGTCGCGGCGTTCGACGGCGTGATGCGGGCCACCGGCCGGATCTGGGGCAAGGGCCAGGACCTGAGCATCGCCTCGATGCGGGCGATCACCCTGACCCACCTGGACCAGATCGGGCCGGCACTGGCAGGGAACTGGCGTACGACAGGCGCACACGGCATGTAG
- a CDS encoding MerR family transcriptional regulator: protein MTVTETVPASETVDLCAGPPTAGRLPDGKDQYTISQVVAFTGLTAHTLRWYERIGLMPHVDRSHTGQRRFSNRDLDWLAFVGKLRLTGMPVAKMVRYAELVREGVDTFEERQELLEETRRDVRLRIAELHDTLSVLDFKIGFYADARRASERF, encoded by the coding sequence ATGACTGTGACCGAGACCGTGCCCGCGTCGGAGACCGTGGACCTCTGCGCTGGACCGCCCACCGCGGGCAGGCTGCCCGACGGGAAGGACCAGTACACGATCAGCCAGGTCGTCGCGTTCACCGGTCTCACAGCGCACACTCTGCGCTGGTACGAGAGGATCGGGCTGATGCCGCATGTCGACCGGTCGCACACCGGCCAGCGCCGCTTCTCCAACCGCGACCTGGACTGGCTGGCCTTCGTCGGCAAACTGCGGCTGACCGGGATGCCGGTGGCCAAGATGGTCCGCTACGCCGAACTCGTACGCGAGGGCGTGGACACCTTCGAGGAACGGCAGGAGCTCCTGGAGGAGACCCGCAGAGATGTGCGGCTGCGTATCGCGGAACTCCACGACACGCTCTCCGTACTCGATTTCAAGATCGGCTTTTACGCGGACGCCCGGCGGGCGTCGGAGAGGTTCTGA
- the queC gene encoding 7-cyano-7-deazaguanine synthase QueC, with translation MSQTPASTDPFTAVIVLSGGMDSTTLTAHYAALGYQLIAVTADYGQRHRQEIESARAVANHYGADHHVVDLRGYGALLHGSALTDADVEVPDGHYAEDSMRSTVVPNRNAVLANVAVGVGVANRAATVALGMHAGDHFVYPDCRPAFVDALRSLVDVANEGFPTPRVEAPFLAWSKADIATHGARLNAPLDLSWSCYKGGETHCGTCGTCYERREAFRDAGVEDPTAYVDSVTEFTAPRS, from the coding sequence ATGAGCCAGACTCCTGCGAGTACCGACCCGTTCACCGCTGTCATCGTCCTGTCGGGAGGCATGGACTCGACGACCCTGACGGCGCACTACGCGGCACTGGGCTACCAGTTGATCGCCGTGACGGCCGACTATGGGCAGCGCCACCGACAGGAGATCGAATCCGCCCGCGCGGTCGCGAACCACTACGGCGCCGACCACCATGTGGTCGATCTGCGCGGCTACGGGGCACTGCTGCACGGGTCGGCTCTCACCGACGCCGACGTGGAAGTGCCTGACGGTCACTACGCCGAGGACTCCATGCGCTCGACGGTGGTGCCCAACCGAAACGCCGTCCTGGCCAACGTCGCCGTAGGAGTGGGTGTGGCCAACAGGGCGGCCACCGTTGCCCTGGGCATGCACGCAGGCGACCACTTCGTCTATCCGGACTGCCGACCGGCCTTCGTCGATGCCTTGCGCAGCCTGGTGGACGTGGCCAACGAAGGGTTCCCGACGCCGCGGGTCGAGGCGCCCTTCCTCGCCTGGTCCAAGGCGGACATCGCAACGCACGGGGCCCGCCTGAACGCGCCGCTGGACCTGAGCTGGTCCTGCTACAAAGGCGGTGAAACACACTGCGGTACGTGCGGCACCTGCTACGAGCGGCGTGAAGCATTCCGCGACGCCGGAGTGGAGGACCCGACCGCATATGTGGACAGCGTGACCGAATTCACGGCGCCACGCTCCTGA
- a CDS encoding class I SAM-dependent methyltransferase, translated as MHTHHDTRPDASCLDASQVITHPFCAPGDGMPTEYRGPHSLSHRGWLDFTRRLERREEIAAACAAVAGNKRVLDVGGGTGDLTRAVARQLGHCTTVEPHLQRAETLHERTGADGGGTIEILPGAAESLPFADASFDAVIATWVLPYVEDLERSVREMARVCDRSQPEAKIVLLGGAADNELVSILNETCVPVAGEPQDHQGYLLGCAARVLSRHGFGCFSLGRTEAAVHFPEQRVEDRVEAAAETLVNFWYEDHPKAAEMREAVAPAIYRHFTHRPHAIGDQGLVLIARPKCRADAE; from the coding sequence TTGCACACACACCACGACACCCGTCCCGATGCGTCCTGCCTGGATGCGTCTCAGGTGATCACCCACCCGTTCTGCGCCCCGGGCGACGGCATGCCGACCGAGTACCGCGGCCCCCACAGCCTCAGCCATCGCGGCTGGCTGGACTTCACCAGGCGGCTGGAGCGGCGCGAGGAGATCGCCGCCGCCTGCGCCGCCGTCGCCGGTAACAAGCGCGTACTCGATGTGGGAGGCGGCACGGGCGATCTCACCCGGGCCGTCGCCCGGCAGCTCGGGCACTGCACGACGGTCGAACCACATCTTCAGCGGGCGGAGACACTGCACGAGCGCACCGGGGCGGACGGCGGCGGGACGATCGAGATCCTGCCCGGAGCCGCCGAGTCCCTCCCGTTCGCCGACGCGTCGTTCGACGCGGTGATCGCCACCTGGGTCCTTCCGTATGTAGAGGATCTTGAACGGTCGGTGCGCGAGATGGCGCGGGTCTGCGACCGTTCCCAACCGGAGGCGAAGATCGTCCTGCTGGGCGGCGCCGCCGACAACGAGCTGGTGAGCATCCTCAACGAGACCTGCGTACCGGTGGCCGGGGAACCGCAGGACCACCAGGGGTACTTGCTGGGCTGTGCCGCCCGGGTGCTCAGCAGGCATGGCTTCGGCTGCTTCTCCCTGGGGCGCACGGAGGCGGCCGTCCATTTCCCCGAGCAGCGCGTCGAGGACCGTGTCGAGGCCGCTGCGGAGACTCTGGTCAACTTCTGGTACGAGGACCATCCGAAGGCCGCCGAGATGCGTGAGGCCGTCGCTCCGGCGATCTACCGGCACTTCACGCACCGGCCGCACGCCATCGGGGACCAGGGCCTTGTGCTCATTGCCCGCCCGAAGTGCCGGGCGGACGCCGAATGA
- a CDS encoding ATP-binding protein, whose amino-acid sequence MRVEVADGWPQLPSAAVGDELDEGGRGLVLVDALTDSWGVEPRRDGCGKAVWFECLTAKAADTPARGMARA is encoded by the coding sequence GTGCGGGTCGAGGTCGCGGACGGATGGCCCCAACTGCCCAGCGCGGCCGTCGGCGATGAACTCGACGAGGGCGGGCGGGGGTTGGTCCTGGTCGACGCCCTCACCGACAGCTGGGGCGTGGAGCCGCGTCGCGACGGGTGTGGCAAGGCGGTGTGGTTCGAGTGCCTGACCGCGAAGGCGGCAGATACGCCGGCGCGGGGGATGGCCAGGGCGTGA
- a CDS encoding aldo/keto reductase: protein MSIEKIDRVRLGQGGPEVGVQGFGAMGISEFYGDTDEAAARDTLEATVEAGVTLIDTADIYGLGANESFLAPFVAAYRDEITLATKFSIERRADDEHYRGVRNDAPYIRQAVEASLRRLNVDVIDLYYMHRRNPDVPLAESVGAMGELVAAGKVKYLGLSEVTGAELREAHGVHPITAVQSEWSLFSRDVELSLIGAAADLGVGIVPYSPLGRGFLTGSFADASKDLEGGDFRKFQPRFTGDNAKANAALLEPVHKIAAAHGATAAQVALAWVQQRAEVHGLRAVVPIPGTRKRTRLLENTGATRLRLTSDELALLEPIAGEVKGDRYPDMSSTSAARE from the coding sequence ATGAGCATCGAAAAGATCGACAGGGTACGGCTGGGACAGGGCGGCCCCGAGGTCGGCGTGCAGGGCTTCGGTGCCATGGGCATCAGCGAGTTCTACGGGGACACCGACGAGGCGGCGGCCAGGGACACCCTGGAGGCCACCGTCGAGGCCGGTGTCACGCTGATCGACACGGCCGACATCTACGGACTGGGCGCCAACGAGAGCTTCCTGGCGCCGTTCGTCGCCGCGTACCGTGACGAGATCACGCTGGCCACCAAGTTCTCCATCGAGCGGCGCGCCGACGACGAGCACTACCGGGGGGTGCGCAACGACGCCCCGTACATCAGGCAGGCCGTCGAGGCGAGCCTGCGCCGGCTGAACGTCGACGTCATCGACCTCTACTACATGCACCGCCGCAACCCCGATGTGCCGCTGGCCGAGTCCGTCGGCGCGATGGGCGAGCTGGTGGCCGCCGGCAAGGTCAAGTACCTGGGGCTGAGCGAGGTGACCGGTGCCGAACTGCGCGAGGCGCACGGCGTGCACCCGATCACCGCCGTGCAGTCCGAGTGGTCGCTGTTCAGCCGCGATGTGGAGCTGAGCCTGATCGGTGCGGCCGCCGATCTCGGGGTGGGCATCGTGCCGTACTCCCCGCTCGGCCGGGGCTTCCTCACCGGCTCCTTCGCGGACGCGTCCAAGGACCTCGAAGGCGGCGACTTCCGGAAGTTCCAGCCCCGCTTCACCGGCGACAACGCCAAGGCCAACGCGGCGCTCCTCGAACCGGTGCACAAGATCGCGGCGGCGCACGGCGCGACGGCCGCGCAGGTGGCCCTCGCCTGGGTGCAGCAGCGGGCCGAAGTGCACGGGCTCCGGGCGGTCGTGCCGATCCCCGGCACCCGTAAGCGCACCCGCCTGCTGGAGAACACCGGCGCCACGCGGTTGCGGCTGACCAGTGACGAACTGGCGCTCCTCGAACCGATCGCGGGCGAGGTCAAGGGCGACCGCTACCCGGACATGTCGTCGACGTCGGCGGCCCGCGAGTAG
- a CDS encoding MFS transporter — translation MTSQTTVDPAPQDIAAPPVKGLRGHPWLTLFSVAIGVMMVALDGTIVAIANPAIQKDLGATFAQIQWITNGYFLALAVALITAGKLGDRFGHRQTFLIGVVGFAAASGAIGFSNSVSLVVTFRVLQGLFGALLMPAALGLLRATFPAEKLNMAIGLWGMVIGASTAGGPIIGGLLVQHVSWQSVFFINVPVGVIALVVGVVILKDHRAANAPKSFDILGILLLSAAMFCLVWALIKAPAWGWGDGKVWIFLAVSLVCFAAFAFWETKVREPLIPMALFRSVPLSAGVVLMVLMAIAFMGGLFFVTFYLQNVHGMSPVDAGLHLLPLTGMMIVASPLAGAVITKLGPRIPLAGGMVCTAVAMYGMSTLGTDTGSLNMSIWFALLGLGLAPVMVGATEVIVGNAPMELSGVAGGLQQAAMQIGGSLGTAVLGAVMASKVDSTLPVKWADAKLPPFGFGQLDQASQAVQVGMAPVPPHAPAGLAAKITGVAHDTFMSGMSLACLVATGVAVVAVFVALLTKRGDNPEAASGAAHI, via the coding sequence ATGACTAGTCAGACCACTGTCGACCCGGCGCCGCAGGATATTGCGGCACCGCCGGTCAAGGGGCTCCGCGGCCACCCTTGGCTGACGCTCTTCTCCGTGGCCATCGGCGTGATGATGGTCGCGCTCGACGGCACGATCGTCGCGATCGCCAACCCGGCCATCCAGAAGGATCTCGGGGCCACCTTCGCCCAGATCCAGTGGATCACCAATGGCTACTTCCTCGCCCTCGCCGTGGCGCTGATCACCGCGGGCAAGCTCGGTGACCGATTCGGCCACCGCCAGACCTTCCTCATCGGCGTGGTCGGCTTCGCCGCCGCGTCCGGCGCCATCGGCTTCTCCAACAGCGTCAGCCTGGTCGTGACCTTCCGGGTCCTCCAGGGGCTGTTCGGTGCGCTGCTGATGCCCGCCGCGCTCGGCCTGCTGCGCGCCACCTTCCCGGCCGAGAAGCTCAACATGGCCATCGGCCTCTGGGGCATGGTCATCGGCGCCTCCACCGCGGGCGGCCCGATCATCGGCGGCCTGCTCGTCCAGCACGTCAGCTGGCAGTCGGTCTTCTTCATCAATGTGCCGGTCGGTGTGATCGCGCTCGTCGTGGGTGTGGTGATCCTCAAGGACCACCGGGCCGCGAACGCCCCGAAGTCCTTCGACATCCTGGGCATCCTGCTGCTCTCGGCGGCCATGTTCTGCCTGGTCTGGGCGCTCATCAAGGCCCCGGCGTGGGGCTGGGGCGACGGCAAGGTCTGGATCTTCCTGGCCGTCTCGCTGGTCTGTTTCGCGGCCTTCGCGTTCTGGGAGACGAAGGTCAGGGAGCCGCTCATCCCGATGGCGCTCTTCCGCTCGGTGCCGCTCTCCGCGGGCGTCGTGCTGATGGTGCTCATGGCCATCGCCTTCATGGGCGGCCTCTTCTTCGTCACCTTCTATCTCCAGAACGTGCACGGTATGAGCCCGGTCGACGCCGGACTTCATCTGCTGCCGCTCACCGGCATGATGATCGTCGCCTCCCCGCTCGCGGGCGCGGTGATCACCAAGCTCGGCCCGCGCATCCCGCTCGCCGGCGGCATGGTCTGCACGGCCGTCGCGATGTACGGCATGTCCACGCTGGGGACCGACACCGGCAGCCTCAACATGTCGATCTGGTTCGCGCTGCTCGGCCTGGGGCTCGCCCCGGTCATGGTCGGCGCCACCGAGGTCATCGTCGGCAACGCCCCGATGGAGCTCTCCGGTGTCGCCGGTGGTCTCCAGCAGGCCGCCATGCAGATCGGTGGCAGCCTCGGTACGGCGGTGCTCGGCGCGGTCATGGCCTCCAAGGTCGACAGCACCCTGCCGGTCAAGTGGGCGGACGCCAAACTTCCTCCGTTCGGGTTCGGTCAGCTGGACCAGGCGTCGCAGGCTGTCCAGGTCGGCATGGCCCCGGTGCCGCCGCACGCGCCGGCCGGACTCGCCGCGAAGATCACCGGCGTCGCGCACGACACCTTCATGTCGGGCATGAGCCTGGCCTGCCTGGTCGCCACCGGCGTCGCGGTCGTCGCTGTCTTCGTGGCCCTGCTCACCAAGCGCGGTGACAACCCGGAGGCGGCTTCGGGCGCCGCCCACATCTGA
- a CDS encoding peptidase inhibitor family I36 protein gives MNTALTRRTAPAADTGPAAGIRRTLLRKALLRTTVTAGIVTATVFAAPQALAPHTALAASQPRMGECATGELCLWEKGAFKGARRTYDLTGAGIDSCTPLPAGATAQSVANRTGRPVTTYQSAECAETGEFDTYPGGGTWLPNSPYQVRAFKIRES, from the coding sequence ATGAACACCGCACTCACCCGGCGCACCGCACCCGCCGCCGACACCGGCCCCGCGGCCGGCATCCGTAGGACCCTGCTCCGCAAGGCCCTGCTCCGTACGACCGTCACGGCCGGGATCGTCACGGCCACCGTGTTCGCCGCGCCCCAGGCACTCGCCCCGCACACCGCGCTGGCCGCATCGCAGCCCCGGATGGGGGAGTGCGCGACCGGCGAACTCTGCCTCTGGGAGAAGGGCGCCTTCAAGGGCGCCCGCCGCACCTACGACCTCACCGGTGCCGGCATCGACAGCTGTACGCCGCTCCCCGCGGGCGCCACCGCCCAGTCCGTCGCCAACCGCACCGGGCGCCCGGTCACCACGTACCAGTCCGCCGAGTGCGCGGAGACGGGCGAGTTCGATACGTACCCGGGAGGCGGCACCTGGCTGCCGAACTCCCCTTACCAGGTACGGGCGTTCAAGATCCGGGAGAGCTGA
- a CDS encoding DUF4429 domain-containing protein, with translation MGDVLAGIQATWEFATDSVLIRFERGIRTPKLFQALRQRRIPHEALGSVTVTEGRRGTVVLHAAPRAGADPLMEAASGQLKEGCDPYRLVLPAAQRTLAEYYADELTARLVPEAAEPAERFLVAAPEAPLHFKAYDGKASFDGSRVSFRWSWTGASSAKWKCGDQSFPVAELTGVDWRSPEAYDGYLRVLRQGEPDTAQADQDPAAVVFGLGYGPVHESLPFAAAVLGAARHSRTVPVPVPAIATGRRDPADIAERIRHLGELHSSGLVTDDEFSAKKAELLAEL, from the coding sequence ATGGGTGATGTGCTGGCCGGAATTCAAGCCACCTGGGAGTTCGCGACCGACTCCGTGCTCATCCGCTTCGAACGGGGGATTCGCACGCCGAAGCTCTTCCAGGCGCTGCGTCAGCGGCGTATCCCCCACGAGGCGCTGGGGTCGGTGACGGTGACCGAGGGCAGACGGGGGACCGTGGTGCTGCACGCGGCACCGCGCGCGGGCGCCGACCCGCTGATGGAGGCGGCCTCGGGGCAGCTGAAGGAGGGGTGCGATCCGTACCGGCTGGTGCTTCCGGCCGCGCAGCGGACGCTCGCCGAGTACTACGCGGACGAGCTGACGGCGCGGCTGGTGCCGGAGGCGGCCGAGCCGGCCGAACGGTTCCTGGTGGCGGCGCCCGAGGCGCCGCTCCACTTCAAGGCGTACGACGGCAAGGCGTCCTTCGACGGGTCGAGGGTCTCGTTCCGGTGGTCCTGGACGGGTGCGTCGTCGGCCAAGTGGAAGTGCGGCGACCAGAGCTTCCCGGTGGCCGAGCTGACCGGTGTGGACTGGCGCTCCCCCGAGGCGTACGACGGCTATCTGCGGGTGCTGCGGCAGGGCGAGCCGGACACGGCGCAGGCGGACCAGGACCCCGCGGCTGTCGTCTTCGGACTCGGTTACGGACCGGTGCACGAGTCACTGCCCTTCGCCGCCGCGGTCCTGGGGGCGGCCCGCCACTCCAGGACGGTGCCGGTGCCGGTGCCCGCCATCGCCACCGGCCGGCGCGACCCGGCGGACATCGCCGAGCGGATACGGCACCTGGGCGAGCTGCACTCGTCCGGGCTGGTCACGGACGACGAGTTCAGCGCGAAGAAGGCCGAACTGCTGGCGGAGCTGTAA
- a CDS encoding alpha/beta hydrolase: protein MTSFDSSPTLTVWRTLLALAVVFVMLATTGWTAVHHHRTAGPRQAALAAWGRGSIAGHHLPSPNASPHRLSSFFAELTAADRARLVDDYPLVVGNLNGAPVTLRYQANRRALEQAAGQERERLTDPTLNKLGHQDARQTYDRYNALAQPGRQILAFDPTGTGRVAQVMGDLQQARHISIVVPGVDTNLLTFQKTRQAYYTAPVGMATSLYSAEHSADPGSHTAVIAWADYTSPVGIGVDAAIGRLAAEGSLRLHALVDALPGRAPVALFCHSYGSVLCGVAARDLPSRVSDIAVAGSPGMRVENAAQLDTGARVWAMRDSSDWIQDVPHLDVGGLGHGADPVSPQFGARVVSAGSAQGHTGYFAPGTESLHNFAAVGTGEFDSVTCANGGDTCRS from the coding sequence GTGACTTCCTTCGACTCCTCCCCCACCCTCACCGTCTGGCGCACTCTGCTCGCGCTCGCGGTGGTGTTCGTCATGCTGGCCACCACCGGCTGGACCGCCGTGCACCACCACAGAACCGCCGGACCGCGCCAAGCCGCGCTGGCCGCCTGGGGCAGAGGCTCCATCGCCGGCCACCACCTCCCCTCGCCCAACGCGTCGCCGCACCGGCTGTCGAGTTTCTTCGCCGAGCTCACCGCGGCCGACCGCGCCCGGCTCGTCGACGACTATCCGCTGGTGGTCGGCAATCTCAACGGCGCTCCGGTGACCCTGCGTTACCAGGCCAACCGGCGTGCGCTGGAACAGGCCGCCGGGCAGGAACGCGAACGGCTGACCGACCCCACGCTGAACAAGCTCGGCCACCAGGACGCGCGCCAGACCTACGACCGCTACAACGCGCTGGCGCAGCCCGGCCGGCAGATCCTCGCCTTCGACCCGACCGGCACCGGCCGGGTCGCCCAGGTGATGGGCGATCTGCAGCAGGCCCGGCACATCTCCATCGTGGTGCCCGGAGTCGACACCAACCTGCTGACCTTCCAGAAGACCCGGCAGGCCTACTACACCGCGCCGGTGGGCATGGCGACGTCGCTGTACAGCGCCGAGCACTCCGCGGACCCCGGGTCGCACACCGCCGTCATCGCCTGGGCCGACTACACCTCGCCCGTCGGTATCGGCGTGGACGCCGCGATCGGCAGACTCGCCGCCGAGGGTTCGCTCCGGCTGCACGCGCTCGTCGACGCGCTGCCGGGCAGGGCGCCCGTCGCGCTGTTCTGCCACAGCTACGGCTCGGTGCTCTGCGGCGTCGCCGCCCGCGACCTCCCGTCCCGGGTCAGCGACATCGCGGTCGCGGGCAGCCCGGGGATGCGCGTCGAGAACGCCGCGCAACTGGACACGGGCGCCCGGGTGTGGGCGATGCGGGACAGCAGCGACTGGATCCAGGACGTCCCGCATCTGGACGTCGGGGGCCTCGGCCACGGCGCCGACCCGGTCTCGCCGCAGTTCGGCGCCCGCGTCGTGTCGGCGGGCTCGGCACAGGGCCACACCGGCTATTTCGCGCCCGGTACCGAGAGCCTGCACAACTTCGCGGCGGTCGGCACCGGCGAGTTCGATTCGGTGACATGTGCGAACGGCGGGGACACCTGCCGCAGCTGA